One genomic region from Kamptonema formosum PCC 6407 encodes:
- a CDS encoding RpnC/YadD family protein, whose translation MTRFIHDRFAKEYLAEMLSPIGTVNIGRDVTSEVREIDVYFTPTTVTPEYVETLGILGKMATATAIFEPFRNPVSVSEVNSCLSKLWDVRGELERQARRQNTRCEEAEMPKLWILTPTASKVLLDGFNATPDNENWMQGIYFLGEYLRTAIVAIHALPETPQTLWLRILGRDGVQQRAIAQLSSLALDDPMRINALELLYRLQSNLVTDSEQQLDTEDRELIMAIAPLFQEQLQLAKQQGIEQGIEQGIEQGIEQGRQEQQRLILANFLRERFGELPPEIAALLSPVSTIPVAEFTRLLLEISMLTIDEVGLQQAVRLLTENGER comes from the coding sequence ATGACGCGATTTATTCACGATCGCTTTGCCAAAGAATACTTGGCAGAAATGCTGTCACCAATAGGCACTGTTAATATTGGTCGTGATGTCACTTCCGAAGTCCGAGAAATAGATGTTTACTTTACTCCCACCACTGTCACACCAGAATATGTAGAAACATTGGGAATCTTGGGAAAAATGGCAACAGCAACGGCAATTTTTGAGCCATTTCGCAACCCAGTAAGTGTCAGCGAAGTTAACAGTTGCCTCAGCAAATTATGGGATGTCCGAGGAGAATTAGAAAGACAAGCTAGAAGACAAAATACCCGCTGCGAAGAAGCAGAAATGCCCAAACTGTGGATACTCACCCCCACAGCATCAAAAGTATTGTTAGATGGGTTTAATGCCACACCCGACAACGAGAATTGGATGCAGGGAATTTATTTTTTAGGGGAATATTTGCGAACCGCCATAGTCGCGATCCACGCCTTGCCAGAAACTCCCCAGACGCTATGGTTGAGAATTTTGGGTAGAGATGGAGTACAACAGCGAGCGATCGCACAGTTGAGCAGCCTCGCATTGGATGACCCGATGCGAATTAATGCGCTAGAATTATTATATCGGTTACAATCGAACTTAGTAACCGATAGCGAACAGCAATTAGACACAGAAGATCGGGAGTTAATTATGGCGATCGCACCACTTTTTCAAGAACAATTGCAACTTGCCAAACAGCAAGGTATCGAACAAGGTATTGAACAAGGTATCGAACAAGGGATCGAACAAGGTAGACAAGAACAACAACGCTTAATTTTAGCAAATTTTCTGCGAGAAAGATTTGGAGAATTGCCCCCGGAAATAGCAGCACTTCTCTCTCCAGTATCTACTATACCTGTGGCGGAATTTACTCGGCTGTTACTGGAAATATCCATGCTAACAATAGATGAAGTAGGACTGCAACAGGCAGTAAGACTCTTAACAGAAAATGGAGAAAGGTAG